Proteins from a single region of Argopecten irradians isolate NY chromosome 7, Ai_NY, whole genome shotgun sequence:
- the LOC138327919 gene encoding serine-rich adhesin for platelets-like isoform X1: MPKNKRTSPTKHVKQKESRASPSGKDKIFQSVQEMFGGQLEGEVVHMVLEECDWIVEKAVDILVNMCEPGIQADQESKNKLAQIAFDVLCSDGSSDSMSVSSHSSMASSEETSSSRSGILAKPHTNNSRENILNSTEIEGASGFDPSMIEFENFESAAPNDVKNVNVMNQFCADAEAWASSLDKGYKDFNPQSLPKHNSTDFTAELNSGKGMSPQCPAKTFLISDLDFASKERSDIGMFDIVCTDGSSNTCGADTSVSPNNTQKISTSNRGDTPTGIDARITSFHMEEKSREIEQNFADICHSPSHFDDQIYISPEKLVYTGSENLGRLGNEELNMILVKHDNQDSAVPVSPVSVFENLGKLAGEIAHMEFQTQDDTPSSVDVFNSDDCVEGLLDRFKSDFQNSGLADVNFKTDVYKDDAELGCTDSDKLENQYSLNVGGFTEPVLNRSGKTPDLQSCDSLSNVGNGTSDNKHVNLLNDVDNDQTKAEKALKEPAICGFNIDNQEIDLEQNTDSISSEQLYESDVNTSGSSSDSLNESLTRALNDSITQTESVSVLNKNDNEEVIRSLSCMSSHSEEELGEELTTALNKSVDFTSPGEESDPESSCGLDKAPPLRAKTLPKLHDSDSEEKLNEFSEKIRMEVQKENQPFEEKNPQPSPVILDSFKSALSVNACEFVPNVKQEVPLSSLFNVDTSSSNPNKPTFFTPKYISPPKSTRPMLPFDSKSQPPFSSGPQQQTSAWVTPLRHHSEQPTGTYHPDAGNPPLKGPTQHPPPHWVSATRAPREGHNPKPASPMRMTDIQVVQAQIQAGHKCFVMLRGLPGSGKSTLARNLQHAGEKPGVILSSDDYFVQDGIYKFEPHLLSEAHEWNRLRTIQNLHNGCTPIIVDNTNTQAWEMKPYVKQAQKFGYDIYFLEPDTLWRFQPKELARRNTHGVPIKKIQMMLERYQKGLTVEQVLGKPAAQSSLHQKVDGVRPSIPKYKPQNTNMAAHPGWRYPQNSLVQQYANSLGQDKKQHSVVTDTPKTNTEIEDNITEENFPQAMSSVPTQLYPNPSPPPLCSNENDNNNISKEDWKMWEKLGLSDLVQQFSKGGHKKPEIVSSAAEITDIDTNRGVPMDAQYKETPVVVKNMEQDNTCPETVPTTGQTSEQEDKGPKEILPDQVKEQENENNKAADLTVGCLGKDDIQESAVSTAENIKNSRSPGSHKGSLSSHLRDVSPSSDSTFHTCCEMLTDQEEISSSTPEYHIAGSQDTSLDLSNTSSKEEGQDVIIESDSTADVDLDMRITDGTSDLAQGDSPDSHMITSQKLDSSEPDSHIGDFDNQKMIENDKSSQEALGDIQTVKFEDHVTQITPAGDPSSQKISDDKLHSKLVSEDFDPQKTPENNVAVEDPETKLTSPDDVGPLDALADDLKTLSSDIIETQETSTDIHRTQQMLDVPDNHQVSTDILDSEQVSVKDLQTQRIPPDAAVTVVEDVVDEAVKCEAQSDSEQSNKASIETVPTQDSTLEESLLTSQDVAVDDSHQTVNDSQQDVSNIDTNKSSINDNKDSAVSIQQNVQSSNESTVPAIQTCSIDDIPKGVKDKVDELIRENVGTEINYSLDYTVTANELKAFLLFTDLKDDEKIMAEHYITHRLCGPKFTAQSSAQDDDNTVQQLLVIQEDLSKQTSGSSNTLKAVDWEEPKPARKQRHSKQSVVKHEESSSGSKSDVEKLENESCKTCLEPELEKEKVSSNTENSMNVENMNGWSHPQRQRERRTRNYRTRNSSSSMDDKDQRESTATSNVTPVACQALSKEEEASESSPSQSSLESSPTKPAKKKSNRRKLDPYKQGPFLEPEVKNRIIGSDWSFPVMSESDSVVKDVIPKRKMRNSSEQETHISPRDLKVLNAVNRREDPRHLIAGRTCYHILVSQNRDISEGRLETVIDKSVKDQHSVDCSTMTEENHEADLDFLQSSFPAIPMAELSEVLGQCGDNLQWAINLLLDWKYNIPLSSDDKDKFVTRMVQLQKSPTVPKFSFCAQPSSALRSPSSLLDMCVGFVESQQIAPRQDVENQIIMSSQHRLDSIEENIRLKRTLSRTYSQSAVTDEELKENILKELTSTAESDSTSDASDDKGVLQSQLDVSYVESWTANQANDFARGPSVESSNSGHRSDEETYDFQNLQSSSPVMSMPISRDIIQALQSQFGPVPHLSVVVGDVMVPLDYRTAQALHRCLMLTAHQQNMKRQRQLLEDEAYARRLQDEEILTTTSRPPPSLNPPVNLPQPFTGAPQTQHGPLPNGKGVTSLKDIINEEMDRQRKKEEEDSNDEVDMSEEHKLLEASGNHDVLATRIKRNKLYEQFPGIDETLLDDIYRDNSYNLDNTVLAIRGFLIHNTEPPKNVMTAEASEAYEEKLIAAAKQQSLQEMMDNYMYSPEETETFQEHEDPDYDDFRAEANIHYRLRHECFQKAQEAYRRGMRDVASFYSKQGHSHTQKIKEANRRAADKILQSRNTLMKERSAVDLHGLHVDEAIEALERIIPEREEDLRVNPDKRKQHLVIITGRGNHSKGGIARIRPAVLRFLVTNGYKYSEIYKGCFKVLLKYR, from the exons ATGCCTAAAAATAAGAGAACGAGTCCAACAAAACATGTTAAGCAAAAGGAAAGTAGAGCAAGCCCAAGTGGGAAGGACAAAATTTTCCAATCTGTCCAGGAAATGTTTGGTGGACAACTCGAAGGAGAAGTGGTCCATATGGTGTTGGAGGAATGTGATTGGATTG TTGAGAAAGCGGTTGACATCCTAGTTAACATGTGTGAACCTGGGATTCAGGCAGACCAAGAAAGTAAAAACAAACTGGCACAGATTGCATTTGATGTACTGTGTAGTGACGGATCCAGTGACTCCATGTCTGTCAGTAGTCACTCAAGCATGGCGTCATCAGAGGAAACGAGCAGCTCACGTAGTGGAATTTTGGCTAAACCACATACTAACAACTCTAGAGAGAACATTCTAAATAGCACAGAGATAGAAGGAGCTTCTGGTTTTGATCCAAGTATGATTGAGTTCGAAAATTTTGAAAGTGCAGCCCCAAATGATGTTAAAAATGTGAATGTCATGAATCAGTTCTGTGCAGATGCTGAAGCCTGGGCTTCTTCTTTGGACAAGGGATACAAGGACTTTAATCCCCAGTCATTACCAAAGCATAACTCTACTGACTTTACAGCAGAACTTAACTCTGGTAAAGGAATGTCGCCACAATGTCCagctaaaacatttttaatttctgaTTTGGATTTTGCTTCCAAAGAAAGAAGTGACATTGGAATGTTTGATATAGTTTGTACTGATGGTAGCAGCAATACTTGTGGTGCAGACACAAGTGTCAGTCCGAATAATACACAAAAAATCTCGACAAGTAACAGGGGTGATACTCCTACAGGCATTGATGCTCGTATCACTTCATTTCATATGGAAGAAAAGAGTCGAGAAATAGAACAAAATTTTGCAGACATTTGTCATTCACCATCTCATTTTGATGATCAAATTTATATTTCTCCAGAGAAACTGGTATATACTGGTAGTGAAAATTTAGGTAGGTTAGGCAATGAAGAACTAAATATGATactagtaaaacatgataaccaGGACAGTGCTGTGCCGGTTTCACCAGTTTCTGTATTTGAAAATTTAGGAAAATTAGCTGGAGAGATCGCACATATGGAATTTCAGACACAAGATGATACTCCATCAAGTGTAGATGTTTTTAATAGTGATGATTGTGTTGAAGGTTTATTAGATAGATTTAAATCTGATTTTCAAAATTCTGGATTAGCTGATGTTAATTTTAAGACTGATGTGTATAAAGATGATGCTGAATTAGGTTGTACAGATTCTGATAAATTAGAAAATCAGTATAGTTTGAATGTTGGAGGATTTACTGAGCCAGTTCTGAATCGGAGCGGGAAGACACCTGATTTACAATCTTGTGATTCTTTGTCTAATGTAGGTAATGGTACTTCAGATAACAAACatgttaatttattaaatgacGTAGATAATGATCAAACTAAAGCAGAAAAAGCTTTAAAAGAACCTGCAATATGTGGATTTAACATAGACAATCAGGAAATTGATTTGGAACAAAACACAGACTCAATTTCTTCAGAGCAGCTATATGAATCTGATGTCAATACTTCAGGATCAAGTTCTGACAGTTTGAATGAAAGTTTAACTCGAGCTTTAAATGATAGTATTACTCAAACAGAATCTGTGTCAGTTTTGAACAAAAATGACAATGAAGAAGTTATTCGGAGTCTCAGTTGTATGAGTAGCCATTCAGAGGAAGAGCTGGGAGAAGAACTAACAACAGCTTTAAACAAATCTGTAGACTTCACAAGTCCTGGAGAAGAGAGTGACCCTGAAAGTAGTTGTGGGTTAGATAAGGCTCCACCTTTAAGAGCCAAAACCCTGCCAAAGCTGCATGACTCAGACAGTGAAGAGAAGTTAAATGAATTCTCTGAAAAGATAAGAATGGAAGTTCAAAAGGAAAACCAGCcctttgaagaaaaaaatcctcAACCAAGCCCAGTAATTCTCGATAGTTTTAAATCTGCCTTATCTGTGAATGCTTGTGAGTTTGTTCCAAATGTAAAGCAAGAGGTACCGCTGTCATCCTTGTTTAATGTAGACACAAGTAGCAGTAACCCTAACAAACCAACATTTTTCACCCCCAAGTATATATCCCCACCAAAGTCTACCAGGCCAATGCTTCCTTTTGACAGCAAGTCCCAACCACCTTTCTCATCCGGACCACAGCAGCAGACATCAGCTTGGGTGACACCTTTGAGACATCACAGCGAACAGCCAACGGGGACCTATCACCCAGATGCTGGGAATCCTCCCTTGAAGGGTCCAACACAACACCCTCCACCTCACTGGGTGTCAGCAACTCGTGCTCCCAGAGAGGGTCACAACCCGAAACCGGCTTCTCCCATGAGGATGACGGACATACAAGTGGTTCAAGCCCAGATACAAGCAGGACACAAGTGTTTTGTGATGCTCAGAGGTCTGCCAGGCAGTGGGAAATCGACCTTAGCAAG GAATCTACAACATGCAGGTGAAAAGCCAGGTGTCATTCTGTCCTCAGATGACTATTTCGTTCAGGATGGAATCTACAAATTCGAGCCCCATCTCTTGTCTGAAGCTCACGAGTGGAACAGACTCAGAA CTATACAGAACCTACACAATGGGTGTACACCGATTATTGTGGACAATACTAACACTCAAGCCTGGGAAATGAAGCCTTATGTAAAACAG gCACAGAAGTTTGGTTATGACATCTATTTCCTGGAACCAGACACTTTATGGAGGTTCCAACCAAAAGAACTCGCCAg gAGAAACACTCATGGGGTTCCTATTAAAAAGATACAGATGATGTTGGAGCGCTACCAAAAGGGCTTGACAGTGGAACAAGTGCTCGGTAAACCTGCAGCACAAAGTAGTCTACATCAGAA AGTTGATGGTGTCCGCCCAAGCATCCCCAAGTATAAACCACAGAATACAAACATGGCCGCTCATCCTGGATGGCGATATCCACAAAACTCTCTGGTACAACAGTACGCCAACAGTCTAGGTCAGGACAAGAAACAACACAGCGTGGTCACAGATACGCCAAAAACAAACACAGAGATAGAGGATAATATCACAGAAGAGAATTTTCCGCAAGCCATGTCCTCTGTTCCTACTCAACTGTATCCCAATCCTTCTCCGCCTCCACTGTGCAGTAATGAAAACGATAATAACAACATTTCTAAAGAAGATTGGAAAATGTGGGAAAAGCTAGGTTTGTCTGATTTAGTCCAGCAGTTTAGCAAAGGTGGCCACAAAAAGCCCGAGATAGTCAGTTCTGCTGCCGAGATAACAGACATTGACACAAACAGAGGTGTGCCTATGGATGCCCAGTATAAGGAGACTCCTGTGGTTGTCAAAAACATGGAACAAGATAATACATGTCCGGAGACAGTCCCTACCACAGGCCAGACATCAGAACAAGAAGACAAGGGCCCAAAAGAAATTTTACCAGATCAAGTTAAAGaacaagaaaatgaaaacaacaaagCTGCTGATCTGACGGTAGGCTGTCTGGGGAAAGATGACATACAGGAATCTGCAGTTTCGACAGCTGAAAACATCAAGAATTCCAGATCCCCAGGGTCACATAAGGGCAGCTTGAGTAGTCATTTGAGGGATGTCAGTCCTTCCTCTGACAGTACATTCCATACATGCTGTGAGATGTTGACGGACCAGGAGGAAATTAGCTCCTCTACCCCGGAGTATCACATAGCAGGCTCCCAGGACACATCGCTGGACCTGTCCAACACGTCGTCAAAGGAGGAAGGGCAAGACGTCATCATAGAGTCGGATAGCACAGCGGATGTAGACCTAGATATGCGTATTACTGATGGTACTTCAGATTTAGCACAGGGAGACAGCCCTGATAGTCATATGATAACAAGCCAAAAACTTGATAGCTCTGAACCAGATTCACATATAGGTGATTTTGATAACCAAAAGATGattgaaaatgacaaaagttCTCAAGAGGCATTGGGAGATATTCAGACAGTAAAGTTTGAGGATCATGTTACCCAAATAACACCAGCAGGTGATCCTAGTTCTCAAAAGATATCTGACGATAAGCTTCATTCCAAATTGGTATCTGAAGATTTTGATCCTCAAAAGACACCTGAAAACAATGTAGCTGTAGAAGATCCAGAAACTAAGCTGACATCTCCAGACGATGTGGGTCCTTTAGATGCTCTTGCTGATGATCTGAAGACTCTGTCATCTGACATCATTGAGACACAAGAAACATCAACAGATATTCACAGGACGCAGCAGATGTTGGATGTACCTGACAACCATCAGGTATCAACAGATATTCTGGACTCTGAACAGGTATCAGTAAAAGACCTCCAGACTCAGAGGATTCCTCCTGATGCAGCAGTCACAGTTGTCGAGGATGTAGTGGATGAAGCAGTGAAATGTGAAGCACAGAGTGATTCAGAGCAGTCCAATAAAGCATCCATTGAAACAGTACCAACACAGGATTCAACTCTAGAAGAGTCATTGTTGACCTCACAAGACGTGGCAGTTGATGATTCTCATCAGACAGTCAATGACTCCCAACAGGATGTTAGCAACATTGACACCAACAAATCTAGTATTAATGACAACAAAGATTCGGCTGTTTCTATTCAACAAAATGTACAATCTTCTAATGAATCCACTGTCCCTGCTATACAAACATGTTCTATAGATGATATTCCAaaaggtgtaaaggacaaggtggATGAACTGATCAGAGAAAATGTCGGGACAGAAATAAACTACTCTTTAGACTACACCGTAACAGCCAATGAACTGAAGGCTTTTCTCCTCTTCACAGACCTGAAAGATGACGAAAAGATTATGGCGGAACATTATATCACTCATAGATTATGTGGACCTAAATTTACTGCTCAGTCCTCAGCACAGGATGATGATAATACTGTTCAGCAATTACTGGTTATCCAGGAGGACCTAAGTAAACAAACCAGTGGTAGCTCCAATACATTGAAGGCTGTGGACTGGGAGGAGCCAAAACCAGCACGAAAACAGCGACACAGCAAACAGTCTGTGGTTAAACATGAAGAAAGTTCATCTGGATCAAAATCTGACGTTGAGAAACTGGAAAATGAATCTTGTAAGACTTGTTTAGAACCAGAACTTGAAAAGGAAAAGGTTTCTTCAAACACTGAAAATTCTATGAATGTAGAAAATAtgaatggatggtcacacccaCAGCGACAGAGGGAGAGACGTACACGGAATTACCGGACACGTAATAGTAGTTCCTCAATGGATGATAAAGATCAGAGAGAATCCACAGCTACGTCTAATGTTACACCAGTAGCTTGCCAGGCCCTGTCCAAGGAAGAGGAGGCAAGTGAATCCTCACCGTCGCAGTCCTCCCTCGAATCTTCACCAACAAAACCAGCTAAGAAAAAGTCCAATCGTAGGAAGCTAGACCCATACAAACAAGGACCGTTTTTGGAGCCTGAAGTCAAAAATAGAATCATTGGATCCGACTGGAGTTTCCCTGTGATGTCAGAGTCAGATTCTGTAGTCAAAGATGTGATTCCAAAGAGAAAAATGCGTAACTCGTCAGAACAAGAGACTCACATTTCACCAAGAGATTTAAAGGTACTGAATGCTGTCAACAGAAGGGAAGACCCAAGACATTTAATTGCAGGGAGAACATGCTATCACATCTTAGTCAGTCAGAACAGAGACATCAGTGAAGGTAGATTAGAGACTGTGATAGACAAGTCTGTTAAGGACCAACACTCGGTAGACTGCAGCACAATGACAGAAGAAAATCACGAAGCTGATTTAGATTTCCTACAAAGTAGCTTCCCAGCCATTCCCATGGCAGAGTTGTCTGAGGTTTTGGGGCAGTGTGGAGATAACCTCCAATGGGCTATCAACTTACTTCTAGACTGGAAGTACAACATCCCCCTCAGCTCGGATGATAAGGATAAATTTGTTACAAGAATGGTCCAACTTCAGAAATCGCCTACAGTTCCAAAGTTTTCCTTCTGTGCTCAACCCAGCTCTGCTTTACGGTCACCTTCTTCTCTACTTGACATGTGTGTCGGGTTTGTGGAATCTCAACAAATCGCCCCTAGACAGGATGTAGAGAACCAAATCATCATGAGCAGTCAACACAGACTTGATTCCATAGAGGAAAATATCAGATTGAAGCGAACACTTTCTCGAACATACAGCCAGAGCGCTGTTACTGATGAAGAACTGAAAGAGAACATATTAAAAGAGTTGACATCCACGGCAGAATCGGATAGTACGAGTGATGCCAGTGATGACAAAGGTGTTCTGCAGTCTCAGCTTGATGTGTCCTATGTGGAGTCGTGGACAGCTAACCAGGCCAATGACTTCGCTCGCGGACCTAGTGTCGAGAGTTCCAACAGCGGGCACAGGTCTGACGAAGAAACGTATGATTTTCAAAATCTGCAGAGTTCTTCGCCAGTCATGTCGATGCCAATTTCTAGAGATATAATTCAGGCTCTCCAAAGCCAGTTTGGACCAGTTCCACATTTATCAG TTGTGGTGGGTGATGTTATGGTTCCCCTCGACTATAGAACAGCTCAAGCCCTTCATCGATGTCTAATGCTCACAGCTCatcaacaaaatatgaaaagacAGAGGCAGCTCTTAGAAG ATGAAGCCTACGCCCGTCGCCTTCAAGATGAAGAGATACTAACCACAACAAGCCGTCCCCCTCCATCATTGAATCCACCTGTGAATCTTCCACAGCCGTTTACAGGAGCCCCACAGACTCAGCATGGGCCCCTACCCAACGGAAagggagttacctcccttaagGACATCATCAACGAGGAAATGGATCGCCAGAGGAAGAAAGAGGAGGAG GACTCTAACGACGAGGTCGACATGTCAGAAGAG CACAAACTACTGGAGGCCAGTGGTAACCATGACGTACTGG